One genomic segment of Suncus etruscus isolate mSunEtr1 chromosome 15, mSunEtr1.pri.cur, whole genome shotgun sequence includes these proteins:
- the LOC126029681 gene encoding peroxiredoxin-1: MSSGNAKIGHPAPNFKATAVMPDGQFKDVSLSDYRGKYIVFFFYPLDFTFVCPTEIIAFSDRAEEFKKLNCQVIGASVDSHFCHLAWVNTPRKQGGLGPMNIPLVSDPKRSIAQDYGVLKADEGISFRGLFIIDDKGILRQITVNDLPVGRSVDETLRLVQAFQFTDKHGEVCPAGWKPGSDTIKPDVQRSKEYFAKQK; the protein is encoded by the coding sequence ATGTCTTCAGGAAATGCCAAAATTGGGCACCCTGCCCCCAACTTCAAAGCCACAGCTGTTATGCCAGACGGTCAATTCAAAGATGTTAGCCTGTCTGACTACAGAGGAAAATACATTGTGTTCTTCTTTTACCCTCTTGACTTCACCTTTGTGTGCCCCACGGAGATCATCGCTTTCAGTGATCGGGCAGAAGAATTCAAGAAGCTCAACTGCCAAGTGATTGGTGCCTCTGTGGATTCCCACTTTTGTCATTTGGCATGGGTCAACACACCCAGGAAGCAAGGTGGACTGGGACCCATGAACATTCCCTTGGTGTCGGACCCCAAGCGATCCATCGCTCAGGATTATGGCGTCTTAAAGGCTGATGAAGGCATCTCTTTCAGGGGCCTTTTTATCATTGATGATAAGGGTATCCTTCGCCAAATCACTGTAAATGACCTCCCTGTTGGCCGCTCTGTGGATGAGACTCTGAGATTAGTTCAGGCCTTCCAGTTCACTGATAAACATGGTGAAGTTTGCCCAGCTGGCTGGAAGCCTGGTAGCGATACCATCAAGCCTGATGTCCAGAGGAGCAAAGAATATTTTGCTAAGCAGAAGTGA